From Gloeocapsa sp. DLM2.Bin57, one genomic window encodes:
- a CDS encoding ExeM/NucH family extracellular endonuclease, producing the protein MTVDVDYLEEAEDPSLLSQANDEVIIEEEPIILPATDPIITRIHTIQGEGLSSPLAGQAVTVEAIVVGEFQGGDNLQGFYLQEEDANADDNPLTSEGIFVFTGRNPQVSVSVGDKVQVTGSISEFANSNVERTLTQLTRANVQVVNRNNPLPTATELSFPVDDVLGLESFEGMRVTIPQTMTVTGNFNLNRFGEVDLSSGGLNNEPNTDDRLDQFTQFNPPSQEAFTQYQSDNARRSILLDDGRGINLVTNNQPVIHGLNGQPLGIGNTLRAGDTATGITGILDDRFDNYRIQPTEQVMFTEANSRPTEPEEIGGSLRVGVYNIENYFNGVPDENGVAIFNRDNSRGAQSQEEFENQNAKLVPAITDLDADILALVELENDFGDGERSAIADLVSRLNSALGEEVYSFVDPGVPQIGTDMITVGYIYKPETVGLMGNPAILDSSVDPRFDDQLSRPVLAQTFTELATGEVFTMAANHFKSKSGPRAGQNPDPRDLDQGDGQGFWNYTRTQAAEAMVDWLATDPTNSGDPDFLIGGDTNTYAHEDPLTAQEAAGYTPLFPKESYSFVFRGQAGSLDHMLANDSMLEQVTGATKWHINVDEPNAFEYSQRFFAPDPFRSADHDPLVIGLDLTSTPTTPEFPTNVSGTSGDDNFDSELPGESGFIGDSQNLFTGSGNDTVDVSLAVGGNRIDLGSGDDLIFAGSDNRILAGSGDDILFLGNGNGNNVVTGGPGADQFWLVTDTGALPTNSNIITDFTPGEDVIGFANTELSFADLTLSQGIVNGQTRTTVNALGEELAILLNVSTTELSAANFVFA; encoded by the coding sequence ATGACAGTAGATGTAGATTATTTAGAAGAAGCCGAAGATCCATCATTGTTAAGTCAGGCTAATGATGAGGTTATTATTGAGGAAGAACCAATTATTTTACCTGCGACCGATCCTATTATCACCAGAATCCATACAATTCAAGGAGAAGGTTTAAGTAGTCCTTTAGCAGGGCAAGCGGTGACAGTAGAAGCGATCGTGGTTGGGGAATTTCAAGGTGGAGATAACTTACAAGGATTTTATCTTCAAGAAGAAGACGCTAACGCTGATGACAACCCCTTAACTTCAGAAGGTATATTTGTATTTACAGGACGTAATCCTCAAGTTTCCGTATCTGTAGGTGACAAAGTTCAAGTTACAGGTTCAATTTCAGAATTTGCTAATAGTAATGTAGAAAGAACACTGACTCAATTAACCCGTGCTAATGTTCAGGTAGTTAATCGCAATAACCCCTTACCTACCGCTACAGAGTTGAGTTTCCCTGTAGATGATGTTCTAGGTTTAGAGTCTTTTGAGGGGATGAGAGTAACTATTCCCCAAACTATGACCGTAACAGGAAACTTCAACCTGAATAGATTTGGAGAAGTTGACTTATCTTCTGGTGGATTAAATAACGAACCAAATACAGACGATCGCTTAGATCAATTTACCCAGTTTAATCCTCCTAGTCAAGAAGCTTTTACACAATATCAAAGTGATAACGCCAGACGCAGTATTCTGCTAGACGATGGAAGAGGAATTAATCTAGTTACCAATAATCAACCAGTTATTCATGGTTTAAATGGTCAACCTCTAGGTATAGGTAATACCCTACGGGCGGGAGATACAGCCACAGGTATTACAGGTATTTTAGACGATCGCTTTGATAATTATCGCATACAACCTACAGAGCAGGTAATGTTTACAGAAGCCAACTCTCGTCCCACCGAACCAGAAGAGATAGGGGGAAGTCTGCGAGTAGGTGTCTATAACATTGAGAACTATTTTAATGGTGTTCCCGATGAGAATGGGGTAGCGATTTTTAATCGTGATAACAGTAGAGGTGCGCAAAGTCAGGAAGAATTTGAAAATCAAAACGCTAAATTAGTTCCTGCGATCACTGACTTAGACGCTGATATCTTAGCCTTAGTAGAGTTAGAGAATGACTTTGGTGACGGAGAAAGAAGCGCGATCGCTGATTTAGTTAGCCGTCTTAACAGCGCATTGGGTGAAGAGGTTTATAGTTTTGTTGATCCTGGAGTACCCCAAATTGGCACGGACATGATTACTGTTGGTTACATATACAAACCTGAGACAGTAGGTTTAATGGGTAATCCTGCGATTCTTGATTCTTCTGTAGATCCTCGCTTTGATGATCAACTGAGTCGTCCTGTCTTAGCTCAAACCTTCACAGAATTGGCGACAGGGGAAGTGTTTACCATGGCTGCTAACCATTTTAAATCTAAGAGTGGACCAAGAGCAGGTCAAAATCCTGATCCTCGTGATTTAGATCAAGGAGATGGTCAAGGTTTTTGGAATTACACTCGTACTCAAGCTGCTGAAGCTATGGTAGATTGGTTAGCAACTGACCCCACCAACAGTGGTGATCCTGATTTCTTGATTGGGGGAGATACCAACACCTACGCTCACGAAGACCCCTTAACCGCTCAAGAAGCAGCGGGTTATACTCCTTTATTCCCCAAAGAGAGTTATTCTTTCGTTTTCCGAGGTCAAGCAGGCTCTCTAGACCATATGCTAGCTAATGATAGTATGCTAGAACAAGTAACAGGAGCGACAAAATGGCATATTAACGTTGATGAACCCAATGCTTTTGAGTATAGTCAAAGATTTTTTGCCCCTGATCCTTTCCGATCTGCTGACCACGATCCCCTAGTTATTGGTTTAGACTTAACATCAACTCCTACCACACCAGAATTCCCTACTAACGTTTCTGGGACAAGTGGTGATGATAACTTTGATAGTGAATTACCAGGTGAGTCTGGTTTTATTGGAGATAGTCAAAACCTCTTTACAGGTAGTGGTAACGATACCGTTGATGTTTCTCTAGCTGTAGGTGGTAATCGCATCGACTTAGGCTCAGGAGATGATCTGATTTTTGCAGGTAGCGACAATCGTATTCTCGCAGGTTCTGGCGATGATATTCTTTTCTTAGGTAATGGTAATGGTAATAATGTAGTTACTGGTGGTCCTGGAGCTGATCAATTCTGGTTAGTTACCGATACAGGTGCTTTACCAACTAATTCCAACATCATCACCGACTTTACCCCAGGTGAAGATGTCATTGGTTTTGCTAACACTGAGTTAAGTTTTGCTGATTTAACCTTGTCTCAAGGAATTGTTAATGGTCAAACTCGTACCACTGTTAACGCTTTAGGTGAAGAGTTAGCTATTTTACTCAATGTTTCTACAACTGAGTTAAGCGCTGCTAATTTTGTCTTTGCTTAA
- a CDS encoding ABC transporter ATP-binding protein, translating to MIEVKNLSKNYGSTVAITNIFFTVKKGEILGLLGPNGAGKTTTMRILAGAILPSQGTAKIAGFDIHKQAMNVKKHLGYLPENPPLYPNLKVKDFLDFVARIKGVSKSDRQSRIDTVIERCQLQEYSQVLIRKLSRGYRQRVGIAQALVHNPSVIILDEPTVGLDPLQIIEMRELIKSLAGEHTVILSSHILSEVSMICDRVTIINQGCVVTTDTLNNLMLKLSSTFTYQLELEGNIAELITSLEKIPGIAQIVINPQTNQNRKIMEINCLPHYEPGAEIAEVILREGIKLYEMRRDRPSLEEIFLRLTNS from the coding sequence ATGATTGAAGTTAAAAATCTCAGTAAGAATTATGGTTCTACTGTAGCGATTACTAATATATTTTTTACTGTTAAAAAAGGAGAAATTCTGGGTTTATTAGGACCAAATGGCGCAGGTAAAACTACTACTATGCGAATCTTAGCAGGTGCAATTCTCCCTAGTCAAGGAACAGCTAAAATAGCTGGTTTTGATATCCATAAACAAGCTATGAATGTCAAAAAACATTTGGGTTATTTACCAGAAAATCCCCCTCTTTATCCTAATCTGAAAGTAAAAGATTTTCTCGATTTTGTCGCGAGAATTAAGGGAGTAAGTAAAAGCGATCGCCAATCACGAATAGACACAGTTATAGAACGTTGTCAACTACAAGAATATAGTCAAGTTTTAATTCGTAAACTCTCTCGGGGATATCGTCAAAGAGTAGGTATTGCTCAAGCTTTGGTACATAATCCCTCAGTTATTATACTTGATGAACCTACCGTAGGTTTAGACCCCTTACAAATTATTGAGATGAGAGAATTAATTAAGAGTTTAGCAGGTGAACATACAGTTATTCTTTCTAGTCATATCTTATCAGAAGTAAGCATGATTTGCGATCGCGTGACGATCATTAATCAGGGTTGTGTAGTAACGACAGATACCTTAAATAATCTCATGTTAAAACTTTCCAGTACTTTTACTTATCAGCTAGAACTAGAAGGAAATATAGCAGAATTAATCACCAGTTTAGAAAAAATACCAGGAATTGCGCAAATAGTAATTAACCCACAAACTAACCAGAATAGAAAGATAATGGAGATTAACTGTCTTCCCCATTATGAACCAGGTGCAGAGATTGCTGAGGTTATTCTGAGAGAAGGTATCAAGTTATACGAAATGAGACGCGATCGCCCAAGTTTAGAAGAGATTTTTTTAAGATTAACCAATAGTTAA
- a CDS encoding DUF4327 family protein, with protein MITDTIVYSLKMIQEEVRELVARGIISRQQHLYTLCQYIPPREWTYVESELEKSEFLLRDRIGELISTEIWSND; from the coding sequence ATGATTACCGACACTATCGTTTATTCCTTAAAGATGATTCAAGAAGAAGTCCGAGAATTAGTAGCTAGAGGAATCATCAGCAGACAACAACATTTATATACATTATGTCAATATATTCCCCCAAGAGAATGGACTTATGTAGAATCAGAACTAGAAAAATCAGAATTTTTATTGCGCGATCGCATTGGAGAACTAATTAGTACAGAAATTTGGTCTAACGATTAA
- a CDS encoding alpha/beta fold hydrolase, whose protein sequence is MYPAHPVILVHGLNDRQVVFKTMANHLSNLGWSVYSLNLTPNNGQQRLEILAEQLHDYINYQFKDNQSIDLIGFSMGGLVTRYYLQRLGGIERVKRYINISAPNRGTVTAYLLPSQGIVQMRPESAFLADLNRDYHLITQRVRVTTIWTPWDLMIVPAVSSSLGIGKEVIIPVTLHPWMLSDRRVLHFIINTLREPIL, encoded by the coding sequence ATGTATCCAGCACATCCAGTTATTTTAGTTCATGGTTTGAACGATCGCCAGGTAGTATTTAAGACAATGGCTAATCATTTGTCTAATTTAGGTTGGTCAGTGTATAGTCTCAATTTAACCCCCAATAATGGACAACAGAGGTTAGAAATATTAGCCGAACAACTACACGACTATATAAATTATCAGTTTAAGGATAACCAATCTATAGATTTAATTGGTTTCAGTATGGGAGGGTTGGTGACGAGATACTATTTACAGAGATTAGGAGGAATAGAAAGGGTTAAACGTTATATTAATATTTCCGCGCCAAATCGGGGTACTGTAACCGCTTATCTTCTTCCTAGTCAAGGGATAGTCCAAATGCGTCCTGAAAGTGCATTTCTGGCTGATTTAAATCGAGATTATCACCTAATCACACAAAGAGTAAGGGTAACAACCATTTGGACGCCTTGGGATTTAATGATTGTTCCCGCGGTGAGTAGTTCCTTAGGAATAGGGAAAGAGGTGATTATACCAGTCACACTCCATCCCTGGATGTTAAGTGATCGACGTGTTTTACATTTTATAATAAACACATTACGAGAACCAATTTTATAG